A segment of the Streptomyces sp. L2 genome:
TCGATCCGCTCCAGCGCCGGATTGACCAGGAGGTAGCGAAGCTCGGGGTCGAACAGGGCCAGCCCGATCGGGGACTGGTTGATCAGCCGCTCGCACAGCGCCAGGTCGGTCTCGACCCGCTGGAGCAGGGTGTGATCGGCCGCGATGCCCAGCGCGTAGGTGTCGCCCAGATCGTCCAGCAGCCGCATGGTGCGGAACTCCGTCAGCCGGCTGGTGCCGTCCTTGTGCCGCACGGGGAAGGCGCCGGCCCAGCCGCGGCCCGTCTGCAGCACCTCCGTGAACAGGCCCACGGCCGCCTGGAGGTGCTCGGGCCGGGTCAGCAGCCGTCCCGCGGGTGTCCCCAGCGCCTCCTCGGACGTGTAGCCGAACAGCTCCTCGGCCTGCGGGGTCCAGAAGACGATCCGGCCGTCCGCGTCCACGGCCACCGCGGCCACGCTCAGCATGTCCAGCAGGCCGGTCGGCCGCGGCTGCTCGGCGCGGTGCTCGTCGTCGCCGGCCCGGTAGGAATCCACAGCCATCCCAGTTCCACCTCCACCGGCCGGCCGGACGAGTGCCCAGGAACCGCACCTTCCATGCTGCCCCCACCACCGCACACGCGCTGCCTGCGCCGCCCCACCGCCCGCCCCGCTCATCCCCGCCGCCGGGCCCGTGCGGATCCGGCGCACTGGCAGCACCATGGGGGTGTAGAGGATGGAACCCCGATGGAATCTGCGCGACAGGGCATCGACGCCTCCCCGGCGCCGGAGCCGCGTGACCTCTTCGACGCCTCCGGCGACGCGGCGGCCGTCATCCGGGCCGACGGCACCGTGCTCGCCTGGACCCGGGCCGCCGAAACCCTCCTCGGCCACCGCGCTCCCGACACCGTCGGCCGGCCCGCCGCACGCCTGCTGGCCGGGCGCGCGGACCCGGCCCGCGCCGCCGGCATCGCCGACCGGTGCCGCGCCGGCATGGGCTGGAGCGGCCGCGTCGCCGTCCGGCACCACGACGGCCGCAGAGTCGACCTCGACCTGCGGGTCTCGGCGTCCTTCCGGGTCGGCGACGACGAGTGCTTCCTGCTGTCGGCACACGAGCAGAGGCCGCAGTGGACCGTGGACCGGTCCGTCCTCGACGGCTTCCTCACCCGCTCACCGGTCGGCATGGCCGTCATGGACCCCGACCTGCGCTACGTCTGGCTGAACGACACCCTGGAACACTTCGGCGGAGTGCCCCGCGAGCAACGCCTCGGACGGCGGCTCAGCGAACTCCTCCCCGGACTGCAGGCGGACACCCTCGAAGGCCTCATGCGCAAGGTGCTCGCGACCGGGGTGCCGGTGACCGACTACGAGTACGTGGGCTGGAGCTGGGCCGACCCGCACCGCGAGCACGCCTACTCCACGTCCTTCTTCCCGCTCGTGGACACCGGTGACACCGTCACCGGGATCTGCTACATGGTCCTCGACGTCACCGAACGCTGGACCGCCCGCCGGCTGCTGACCCTCGTCAACGAGGCCGGCGCCAGCATCGGCCGGACCCTCGACGTACTGCGCACCGCCCAGGAACTCGCCGACTTCGCCGTCCCCCGCTTCGCCGACTTCGTCATCGTGGACCTCCTCGAACCGGTCCTCAGCACCGAGGGCCACGGCGCCTGGCTGACCGACGCCGGACCCGCAAACGCCCGGCCCGTGATGCGCCGCGCCGGACTGAGCTCCGTCCGCGAGGGCTGCCCCGAATCGGTCGCCCGGATCGGCGAGAAGGTCGACTTCCTGCCGCCGCCGCACGGCATGCACCTGATCCTGAAGGGCGAGCCGATCCTCATGCCCGTCCTCGACCCCGCCGACGACCAGTGGGTCGCCGCCCACCCCGAGCGCGCCGAGCGCATCCGCCGCTACGGCCTGCACTCCCTCATCTCCGTGCCCATGCGGGCCCGCAACACCGCACTGGGCCTCACCACGTTCGCCCGCTCCGTCAATGCCGTCCCCTTCGAGCCCGACGACGTCCTCCTCGCCCGCGAACTGGTCGCCCGGGCCGCCGTCTGCGTCGACAACGCCCGCCGCTACACCCGCGAGCACACGGCGGCGGTCACCCTGCAGCGCAGCCTGCTGCCGCACGCCCTGACCGGCGGCACCGCGCTGGAGGTGGCCTCCTCCTACCGGCCGGCGGAGGCGACCGGTGGCGTCGGCGGCGACTGGTTCGACGTGATCCCCCTGTCCGGCGCCCGCGTCGGCCTCGTCGTCGGCGACGTCGTCGGCCACGGCATCACCGCCGCGGCGAGCATGGGCCGGCTGCGTACGGCGGTGCAGACCCTCGCCGA
Coding sequences within it:
- a CDS encoding SpoIIE family protein phosphatase, translated to MESARQGIDASPAPEPRDLFDASGDAAAVIRADGTVLAWTRAAETLLGHRAPDTVGRPAARLLAGRADPARAAGIADRCRAGMGWSGRVAVRHHDGRRVDLDLRVSASFRVGDDECFLLSAHEQRPQWTVDRSVLDGFLTRSPVGMAVMDPDLRYVWLNDTLEHFGGVPREQRLGRRLSELLPGLQADTLEGLMRKVLATGVPVTDYEYVGWSWADPHREHAYSTSFFPLVDTGDTVTGICYMVLDVTERWTARRLLTLVNEAGASIGRTLDVLRTAQELADFAVPRFADFVIVDLLEPVLSTEGHGAWLTDAGPANARPVMRRAGLSSVREGCPESVARIGEKVDFLPPPHGMHLILKGEPILMPVLDPADDQWVAAHPERAERIRRYGLHSLISVPMRARNTALGLTTFARSVNAVPFEPDDVLLARELVARAAVCVDNARRYTREHTAAVTLQRSLLPHALTGGTALEVASSYRPAEATGGVGGDWFDVIPLSGARVGLVVGDVVGHGITAAASMGRLRTAVQTLADMEMPPDELLAHLDDLVLRLGDEEAGRRPADRNTAGFVGATCLYAVYDPVARRCAMARAGHPPPVVVAPDGRAHFPRIPAGPPLGLGGMAFEATEFELAENSLLGLYTNGLIDGTDRDMEQGMTRLAEVLATTGTDLDSLCASAVQQLVPGPQPDDIALLLARTRALPADRVASWDVPADPAAVARIRAAATRQVTDWGLDELAMTTELVVSELVTNAIRYAEPPIRLRLLRDARLTCEVSDASSTAPRLRHARSTDEGGRGLFLVAQLALRWGTRYTPDGKIIWAEQELA